Proteins encoded in a region of the Neodiprion virginianus isolate iyNeoVirg1 chromosome 2, iyNeoVirg1.1, whole genome shotgun sequence genome:
- the LOC124299258 gene encoding glucose dehydrogenase [FAD, quinone]-like, translating into MQAAELKYVIFGALFITTLCAQFRIAEGQALPKRIYAGFNSGENYRPLLSTISSLTVGIAEFLREGRNYHQAEPPDMTPGPDAEYDVIVVGAGSAGAVIASRLTEVPELKVLLLEAGRSENLIMDIPLLVNYLQFSNDINWKYRTEPSDSYCLGMKDRRCNWPRGKVMGGSSVLNYMIATRGDKRDYDRWAELGNVGWSYDEVLRYFKKMENIGIPGLRVDEKMHNTEGPMAINYPTFHTPLATAFLQAGEELGFDIQDYNGRTETGFSYIQTTTANGSRVSTSRAYLHPVRTRRNLFVSKNSLVSKVLVDPRDKRAVGVEFYKNNRKFAVRARKEVVLSAGTIGSAQILMLSGIGPAEHLADIGIPLVKDAPVGKNLMDHIAYGGFVALVDQPASIIGRDIMNPVKPYIADYLTKRQGPLTVPGGCEALAFLNTDTPNDHGSWPNVELIFQGASLGSDQGARRGFGISDQFWSRTYREIENRHSWSILPMLMRPLSRGEILLRNRNIRSPPRIIPNYMSHPEDVRVMVAGIRAAQNVTRTSAMRQFGSRQFDVRFPGCQRFTYDSDGYWECAARTLTFTIYHHSGTAKMGPQGDPTAVVNPRLQVYGVNGLRVADASIIPEIPTAHTNIPVIMIGEKLADMVKEDWGYTTDGWERSARSARRG; encoded by the exons ATGCAGGCGGCCGAGTTGAAGTACGTAATTTTCGGCGCGTTGTTCATCACGACGCTATGCGCGCAGTTTCGAATTGCGGAAGGACAAGCTTTACCAAAACGGATTTACGCCGGATTCAATAGCGGTGAAAACTACCGTCCGCTTCTGTCGACGATCTCCTCGTTGACAGTTGGGATTGCGGAATTCCTGCGGGAGGGCAGAAACTATCACCAAGCCGAGCCACCAGACATGACGCCGGGACCGGATGCCGAGTACGACGTGATCGTCGTAGGGGCCGGAAGCGCAGGCGCGGTCATTGCGAGTCGGCTGACGGAGGTTCCGGAGCTCAAGGTGCTGCTCCTCGAGGCCGGGAGGAGCGAGAATCTGATAATGGACATCCCACTACTGGTCAACTACCTGCAGTTCAGCAACGACATCAACTGGAAGTACCGGACCGAGCCCTCGGACAGCTACTGCCTGGGGATGAAGGACCGGAGGTGCAACTGGCCGAGGGGCAAGGTGATGGGGGGCAGCAGCGTCCTCAACTACATGATCGCGACCCGCGGCGACAAGCGGGACTACGACAGGTGGGCGGAGTTGGGGAACGTCGGATGGTCTTACGACGAGGTGCTTCGCTACTTCAAGAAGATGGAGAACATCGGGATCCCAGGGCTGAGGGTCGACGAGAAGATGCACAACACCGAAGGCCCGATGGCGATAAACTATCCGACCTTCCACACGCCCCTCGCGACGGCCTTCCTCCAGGCCGGGGAAGAGCTCGGCTTCGACATCCAAGACTACAACGGAAGGACCGAGACCGGATTCTCCTACATCCAGACGACGACCGCCAACGGATCGCGGGTCAGCACGAGCAGAGCTTATCTTCACCCCGTCAGGACTCGGAGGAACTTGTTCGTCAGCAAGAACAGCCTGGTGAGCAAGGTGCTCGTCGACCCGAGAGACAAACGGGCCGTCGGCGTCGAGTTCTACAAGAACAACCGGAAGTTCGCCGTCAGGGCGAGAAAAGAAGTCGTTCTCAGCGCCGGGACGATCGGCTCCGCTCAGATTCTCATGCTCAGTGGAATCGGACCGGCCGAGCATCTCGCCGATATCGGGATTCCGCTGGTCAAGGACGCGCCGGTCGGCAAGAACTTGATGGACCACATCGCCTACGGCGGTTTCGTCGCCCTCGTCGATCAGCCCGCCTCGATAATCGGTAGGGACATAATGAACCCCGTGAAACCCTACATCGCCGACTACTTGACCAAACGTCAAGGCCCTCTGACGGTTCCGGGAGGCTGCGAAGCTCTGGCTTTCCTCAACACCGACACACCCAACGACCACGGCAGCTGGCCAAACGTCGAGTTAATCTTCCAAGGTGCCTCGCTCGGCTCTGACCAAGGAGCCCGTCGCGGATTCGGAATATCTGACCAATTCTGGTCCCGGACATACCGAGAGATCGAAAATCGACACTCCTGGAGCATTCTGCCGATGCTGATGAGACCGCTGAGTCGCGGTGAGATCCTCCTGAGGAACAGGAACATCAGATCCCCGCCGAGAATAATTCCGAACTACATGAGCCACCCGGAAGACGTGCGCGTCATGGTGGCCGGAATCCGCGCTGCCCAAAACGTGACTCGCACGAGTGCCATGCGGCAGTTCGGCTCGAGGCAGTTCGACGTCCGGTTTCCCGGATGTCAAAGGTTTACCTACGACTCGGACGGCTACTGGGAATGCGCCGCCCGCACTCTCACCTTCACCATTTACCATCATTCTGGCACCGCTAAAATGGGCCCTCAGGGCGATCCAACCGCCGTCGTTAATCCTAGACTTCAG GTTTACGGCGTTAATGGGTTGAGAGTCGCGGACGCATCGATAATTCCAGAGATTCCAACGGCGCACACGAACATCCCGGTAATTATGATCGGCGAGAAGCTGGCCGACATGGTGAAAGAAGATTGGGGCTATACGACGGATGGCTGGGAGAGATCGGCGAGATCGGCGAGACGAGGATGA